CGTAGACCAGCAGGAACACCGGCGGGCGCATCCGGACCAGCAGGAACAGCAGGATCGGCAGCGCGAACACCAGGAACAGCGCGATCAGGTCCTCGGTGGGGTAGCCGAACATGTACTTGTGGTGCCCGAACAGCAGGTTCTGGATGACGTTGCCGGTGTGCTTGCCCCAGTCGAAGTAGTGCAGCCAGGCACCGCGCTGCAGGTCGAAGTACGAGGTCCAGCTGCCCATCCGCCAGCTCGCCCAGGCGATGTACCCGACGAACCCGAGCGGGGCGATCAGCAGCGCGGACACCGGGCCGAGGACGCCGTCCCGGCGCTTCCACAGCGCGATCAGCGCGGCCACCCCGACCGCGGCGGCCAGCGCGGCCGAGGTCGGCCGGTTCAGCCCCGCCACGAACGAGGTGACGCCCGCCGCCAGCCAGTTGCGGGTCAGCACGAAGTAGCAGGCCCAGGCGGCGAGGGCGACGAACAGCGAGTCGGAGTACACCGCCCACTCGACCCCGGAGCCGGGGAAGACGCCCCACACGCCGGCCGCGATCACCGCCGCGCGGCGCCCGGCCAGCAGCTTGGCCACCGCGTAGATGCCGGCCGCCGCGACGAACGAGCTCACCACCGAGACCAGGACGCCCGCGCCGAAGGTTCCGAGGCCGGTCACCGCGGAGACCATCTTCATCAGGCCCGGGTAGAGCGGGAAGAAGGCGACCGAGTTCTGCTCCAGCGTCCACGGGCCCGAGGTGGACGGCAGCAGCTTCGGGTCGTAGCCGTTCTGCGCGACCTGCTGGTACCACCAGCCGTCCCAGCCGCCGAGCACGTCCCAGGTGTGCGCGCCGCCGCCGAACCGGGTCGGGTTCGTCAGGTAGTCGCCGGACCAGGCCAGCAGCCACATGAAGACGGTGAACGCGATCAGCCGCACCGCGCCGAACACCGCCAGCGCCGGTCCGTACTCGTGGGCGACACGCCGCAGCCACGCGCGCGCGCCCTCGCCCGCGGCCTCGTCCCCGGCCGGCAGTTCGGGACGCTCCGCCACCTCGGTGTCGTGACTTGCTGCCATCGCCATCAGGTCCTGTCTCGGTCACGGGCCCCGCCGGGCCGCCCGGATTCTCGGGCGAGCCTACGGCACGGGGTACTGGTCTGTACCTGATCGGAGGCCCGCTGGATACACTCCCCCCACCGGACGGCCTCACCCACGGGCGGGAGAACCTGATGAGTGCAGCGGAGCAAGGCGGCACCGTCCTGACGGTGGTGGTCCCGATGTACAACGAGGAGGACGCGCTGCCCTCCTTCGCCGCCCGGCTGCGGCCGGCGCTGGACGGACTCGGCGTACGTTACGAGGTGCTGGCCGTCGACGACGGCAGCGCCGACAAGACCGCCGCGCTGCTGCGCGACCTGACTGCCGACTGGCCCGAGCTGCGGATGGTCCGGCTGCGCCGCAACAGCGGCCACCAGGCGGCGCTCACCGCCGGGTTCGACTTCGCCGTCGGCGACTACGTGGCCACCATCGACGCCGATCTGCAGGACCCGCCGGAGAAGCTCGCCGAGATGCTGGAGCTGGCCCGCGGCGAGCGCCTGGACATCGTGTACGGGGTGCGCGAGGACCGCTCCACCGACACCGGGTTCAAGCGCTGGACGGCCGGCGCCTACTACTGGCTGATGCGCTCCCTGGTGGGCCGTCAGGTGCCGTCCAACGCGGGCGACTTCCGGCTGCTGTCCCGGGACGCCGTCGAGGCGCTGAAGGAACTGCCGGACCAGCACCGGGTCTACCGCCTGCTGGTGCCCTGGCTGGGCTTCCCCAGCGGCGAGGTGCGCTACGTGCGCGAGGAGCGGGTGGCGGGCGAGACCAAGTACCCGCTGACCAAGATGGTCCGGCTCGCCCTGGACAGCGTCACCGGTTTCTCCGCCGCGCCGCTGCGGCTGGCCACCTGGCTCGGCACCATCGCCTTCTTCGCCTGCCTGGGACTACTGGCCTTCTCGCTGACCGTCTACCTGACCGGCAACACCGTGCCCGGCTGGACCTCGCTCTTCGTCGGCCTGCTGTTCGTCGGCGCGGTGCAGCTGATCTGCGTCGGCCTGCTCGGCGAGTACGTGGCCCGGATCTACACCTCGGTGCAGGGCCGCCCCGCGTACTTCGTCGCCGAGGACACCCGGCCGCGGGCCTGATCCGCTCGTCCCACCCCCCGGGGCGGGCCGCCACCGCCCCGGGGATACTCGTCGCATGGCCGATCACTCCCCGCGCGCCTCGTACACCGTCGAGTCGCTGCTCGCCGTCACCGTGCGGGTCTTCAACGACCGCGGGTACGACGGCACTTCGATGGAGGACCTGTCCCGGGCCGCGGGCATCTCGAAGTCCTCGATCTACCACCACGTGCGCGGCAAGGAGGAACTGCTGCGGCTCGCGGTCGGCCGGGCGCTGGACGCGCTGTTCGGGATCCTGGAGGAGCCCGCGGCGGTCGAGGGCCGCCCGGTGGACCGGCTGGAGCACGTGGTGCGCCGCACCGCCGAGGTGCTGCTGGCCGAGCTGCCGTACGTGACGCTGCTGCTGCGGGTGCGCGGCAACACCGCCACCGAGCTGTGGGCGCTGGAGCGCCGGCGCGACTTCGACCACCGGGTGGCGGAGCTGCTGCAGGAGGCCGCCGCCGCCGGGGAGCTGCGCGCCGACCTGGAGCCGCGGCTGGCCACCC
The DNA window shown above is from Streptomyces sp. TLI_171 and carries:
- a CDS encoding glycosyltransferase family 39 protein gives rise to the protein MAASHDTEVAERPELPAGDEAAGEGARAWLRRVAHEYGPALAVFGAVRLIAFTVFMWLLAWSGDYLTNPTRFGGGAHTWDVLGGWDGWWYQQVAQNGYDPKLLPSTSGPWTLEQNSVAFFPLYPGLMKMVSAVTGLGTFGAGVLVSVVSSFVAAAGIYAVAKLLAGRRAAVIAAGVWGVFPGSGVEWAVYSDSLFVALAAWACYFVLTRNWLAAGVTSFVAGLNRPTSAALAAAVGVAALIALWKRRDGVLGPVSALLIAPLGFVGYIAWASWRMGSWTSYFDLQRGAWLHYFDWGKHTGNVIQNLLFGHHKYMFGYPTEDLIALFLVFALPILLFLLVRMRPPVFLLVYVGITVVLVLGSQQIFGNTSRYLLPCFPLFLPIAAGLNRLSRASLAAVLGITAVASGWYAGYVLFELGIP
- a CDS encoding TetR/AcrR family transcriptional regulator: MADHSPRASYTVESLLAVTVRVFNDRGYDGTSMEDLSRAAGISKSSIYHHVRGKEELLRLAVGRALDALFGILEEPAAVEGRPVDRLEHVVRRTAEVLLAELPYVTLLLRVRGNTATELWALERRRDFDHRVAELLQEAAAAGELRADLEPRLATRLLFGMINSLVEWYRPGQRGADALPDAVVRLAFDGLRAD
- a CDS encoding glycosyltransferase family 2 protein; its protein translation is MSAAEQGGTVLTVVVPMYNEEDALPSFAARLRPALDGLGVRYEVLAVDDGSADKTAALLRDLTADWPELRMVRLRRNSGHQAALTAGFDFAVGDYVATIDADLQDPPEKLAEMLELARGERLDIVYGVREDRSTDTGFKRWTAGAYYWLMRSLVGRQVPSNAGDFRLLSRDAVEALKELPDQHRVYRLLVPWLGFPSGEVRYVREERVAGETKYPLTKMVRLALDSVTGFSAAPLRLATWLGTIAFFACLGLLAFSLTVYLTGNTVPGWTSLFVGLLFVGAVQLICVGLLGEYVARIYTSVQGRPAYFVAEDTRPRA